Proteins encoded in a region of the Methanofollis tationis genome:
- a CDS encoding metal ABC transporter solute-binding protein, Zn/Mn family: METAQWLLSAIGVLFLLVTAGCLGDGAAPAEDGPIPVAVTIPPQAEFVRAIGGERVDVMVLVPPGANPHTYELTPGQMAALGEVRMYAAVGSGIEFERAWMAKIAGVNPGMHVVNCSEGLTFLSGDEEEGGTDPHVWLSVRNAAVMVENICAGLVAIDPADAAYFEANRDGYLDELRALDTGIAASLAGREGEAIMVYHPSWAYFARDYGLVQIPIEDEGKEPGPQGIERLIVQATAENITVVFASPEYSTKSARVIADAIGGRVALVSPLEENYTANMRNVAAAFGGAV, translated from the coding sequence ATGGAAACGGCGCAATGGCTGTTGTCTGCGATCGGTGTGCTTTTTCTTCTGGTGACGGCGGGCTGCCTCGGTGACGGCGCGGCCCCGGCCGAAGACGGTCCGATCCCGGTCGCCGTGACGATCCCCCCCCAGGCCGAATTTGTCAGGGCAATCGGGGGGGAGCGGGTGGACGTGATGGTCCTCGTCCCGCCCGGCGCAAACCCGCATACCTACGAGCTGACGCCCGGGCAGATGGCGGCCCTCGGAGAGGTGCGGATGTATGCCGCCGTCGGTTCCGGCATCGAGTTCGAGCGCGCCTGGATGGCGAAGATCGCCGGGGTAAACCCGGGGATGCATGTCGTCAACTGCTCGGAGGGCCTGACCTTCCTCTCCGGCGACGAGGAGGAGGGCGGCACAGACCCGCACGTATGGCTCTCGGTGCGAAACGCCGCGGTGATGGTCGAGAATATCTGCGCCGGTCTGGTGGCGATCGATCCGGCCGACGCCGCCTATTTCGAGGCGAACCGCGATGGATACCTCGACGAACTGCGGGCCCTCGACACCGGGATCGCCGCCTCTCTCGCGGGCCGCGAGGGCGAGGCGATCATGGTCTACCACCCGTCCTGGGCATATTTCGCGCGGGACTACGGGCTTGTCCAGATTCCGATCGAGGACGAGGGAAAAGAGCCCGGCCCGCAGGGGATCGAACGGCTGATCGTCCAGGCAACGGCGGAGAATATCACCGTCGTCTTTGCCTCGCCCGAGTACTCCACGAAAAGCGCCCGGGTGATCGCCGATGCGATCGGCGGCCGGGTCGCCCTGGTGAGCCCGCTTGAAGAGAACTATACGGCGAACATGAGGAACGTCGCCGCGGCGTTCGGCGGGGCGGTATGA
- a CDS encoding DUF3267 domain-containing protein, with protein sequence MVTGTDSFTFTASGPSDLLPILALILLVLLVGVLHEGLHALAYLLLHRRPVFGRGRKSLLLSCSCSADGAYTRGESVIVLTLPFVLITALGLGAIVLAPAWGIAALVLVPLNAAGSAADLYATAALLRSPAESLVLEEGGAMTLFVPE encoded by the coding sequence CTGGTCACCGGCACGGACTCGTTCACCTTCACGGCGAGCGGCCCCTCAGATCTCCTGCCCATCCTCGCCCTGATCCTCCTGGTCCTCCTCGTCGGCGTCCTCCACGAAGGTCTCCACGCCCTGGCCTACCTCCTCCTGCACCGGCGCCCGGTCTTCGGCCGGGGGAGGAAATCTCTGCTCCTCTCCTGCTCCTGCTCGGCCGACGGGGCGTACACGCGGGGCGAGAGCGTCATCGTCCTCACGCTGCCGTTCGTCCTGATCACGGCCCTCGGCCTCGGGGCGATCGTCCTCGCCCCGGCATGGGGGATCGCCGCCCTCGTCCTGGTCCCCCTCAACGCCGCCGGGTCGGCCGCCGACCTCTATGCGACCGCGGCGCTTCTCCGCTCCCCGGCCGAAAGCCTGGTCCTCGAGGAGGGAGGGGCCATGACACTCTTTGTGCCGGAATAA
- a CDS encoding iron chelate uptake ABC transporter family permease subunit — MISVFAYEFFRNALIAGLLASVACGVIGTYVVVRKMVSLSGGVSHAAFGGIGLGYYLGLDPILSATVFTVAVALGMGELSLRQRQNLDTIIGAVWAAGMALGILFVYLTPGFAPDLFGYLFGNILLVPREDLVLMGALVAVILIVVALFFRDLFAVTFDEEYARVMNLPVERISLLLLVLVALTVVMLIQVVGIILVIALLTIPAAIAREFSSRLGLMMALAVALGAVFTVSGIVLSYLFNVPSGATIILVAAGVYGAVMGVRTLFPRD, encoded by the coding sequence GTGATCTCTGTATTCGCCTATGAGTTTTTCAGAAACGCCCTGATTGCCGGGCTGCTTGCGAGCGTCGCCTGCGGGGTGATCGGCACCTACGTGGTGGTAAGAAAGATGGTCTCCCTCTCGGGCGGGGTTTCGCATGCCGCCTTCGGCGGGATCGGGCTCGGCTATTATCTCGGCCTCGACCCGATCCTCTCGGCGACCGTCTTCACCGTCGCCGTCGCCCTCGGCATGGGCGAACTCTCCCTGCGGCAGCGGCAGAACCTCGACACGATCATCGGGGCGGTCTGGGCCGCGGGGATGGCGCTCGGCATCCTCTTTGTCTACCTCACGCCCGGCTTCGCGCCCGATCTCTTCGGCTATCTCTTCGGGAACATCCTGCTCGTGCCGCGGGAAGACCTCGTCCTGATGGGCGCCCTCGTCGCCGTGATCCTCATCGTGGTCGCCCTCTTCTTCAGGGACCTCTTTGCGGTCACCTTTGACGAGGAGTACGCGCGGGTGATGAACCTCCCGGTGGAGCGGATCTCGCTCCTGCTCCTGGTGCTCGTCGCCCTGACCGTGGTGATGCTCATCCAGGTCGTCGGGATCATCCTGGTGATCGCCCTGCTGACGATCCCGGCGGCGATCGCGCGGGAGTTCTCCTCCCGCCTGGGGCTGATGATGGCCCTCGCGGTCGCCCTCGGGGCGGTCTTCACCGTGAGCGGGATCGTCCTCTCCTACCTCTTCAATGTCCCGTCCGGGGCGACAATCATCCTGGTCGCCGCCGGCGTCTACGGGGCGGTGATGGGGGTGCGGACGCTCTTTCCCCGGGATTGA
- a CDS encoding metal ABC transporter ATP-binding protein, which yields MSGDPVIDVRGVSVTLGGRPVLEDVDFRVEKGDFYAVIGPNGGGKSTLLKVILGLIRPSAGTVRVLGGTPVERRHLLGYVPQYRTFDFSYPVTVGEMVLSGRLGHIRNFPRRYGQEDRAAADRAMATMGIGDLAAQEIGALSGGQQQRAIIARALVGDPEVLILDEPTVYVDAPTGEHFLDLLVGLREEMTVLLVTHDVGVLSSRVTKIACLNRRIFTHDTAEITGDMLKGAYGCPVDLIAHGLPHRVVGEHEGEERP from the coding sequence ATGAGCGGGGACCCGGTCATCGACGTCAGGGGCGTCTCGGTGACCCTGGGCGGCCGTCCGGTGCTGGAGGACGTCGATTTCAGGGTCGAAAAAGGCGATTTTTATGCGGTCATCGGCCCGAACGGGGGCGGGAAGAGCACCCTTTTGAAGGTGATCCTGGGGTTGATCCGCCCGTCCGCAGGGACGGTCAGGGTGCTGGGCGGGACGCCCGTCGAGCGGCGCCACCTCCTCGGCTATGTCCCGCAGTACCGCACCTTCGACTTCTCGTACCCGGTCACCGTGGGCGAGATGGTGCTTTCCGGCAGGCTCGGGCACATCAGGAATTTTCCCCGCCGCTACGGGCAGGAAGACCGCGCTGCTGCGGACCGGGCGATGGCCACGATGGGGATCGGCGACCTCGCGGCCCAGGAGATCGGCGCTCTTTCCGGGGGGCAGCAGCAGCGGGCGATCATCGCCCGCGCCCTGGTGGGCGATCCTGAGGTGCTGATCCTGGACGAGCCCACCGTCTATGTCGACGCTCCGACCGGCGAGCACTTCCTGGACCTGCTTGTCGGGCTCAGGGAAGAGATGACCGTCCTGCTGGTCACCCACGACGTCGGCGTCCTCTCCTCGCGCGTGACAAAGATCGCCTGCTTGAACCGGCGGATATTCACCCACGATACGGCCGAAATAACCGGCGACATGCTTAAAGGGGCATACGGCTGCCCGGTGGACCTGATCGCCCACGGTCTTCCCCACCGCGTCGTGGGAGAGCACGAAGGGGAGGAGCGGCCGTGA